From a single Lactococcus carnosus genomic region:
- the rplA gene encoding 50S ribosomal protein L1, whose product MAKKSKQLRAALEKVEATKVYTAEEAIALAQETNFAKFDATVEVAYNLNIDVKKADQQIRGAMVLPNGTGKTAKVLVFAKGEKAEEAKAAGADYVGEMEYVEKINGGWFDFDVVVATPDMMAVVGRLGRVLGPRNLMPNPKTGTVTMDVTKAIEEIKAGKVTYRAEKAGIVHVAIGKVSFSAEKLVENFKAINSVITAAKPATAKGTYIESLTVTTTFGPGIKVDPNF is encoded by the coding sequence ATGGCTAAAAAAAGCAAACAATTGCGTGCTGCTTTAGAAAAAGTAGAAGCAACAAAAGTATATACAGCTGAAGAAGCAATCGCGTTAGCACAAGAAACTAACTTTGCTAAATTCGACGCAACAGTTGAGGTTGCTTACAACCTTAACATCGACGTTAAAAAAGCTGACCAACAAATCCGTGGCGCAATGGTATTGCCTAACGGAACTGGTAAAACAGCTAAAGTTTTAGTTTTTGCTAAAGGCGAAAAAGCTGAAGAAGCTAAAGCTGCTGGTGCTGACTATGTTGGCGAAATGGAATACGTTGAAAAAATCAACGGTGGTTGGTTTGACTTTGACGTTGTAGTTGCAACGCCAGACATGATGGCTGTTGTAGGTCGTCTTGGTCGTGTTCTTGGACCTCGTAACCTCATGCCTAACCCTAAAACTGGTACTGTAACGATGGATGTTACTAAAGCGATTGAAGAAATCAAAGCTGGTAAAGTAACTTACCGTGCTGAAAAAGCTGGTATCGTTCACGTTGCAATTGGTAAAGTATCATTCTCAGCTGAAAAATTAGTTGAAAACTTTAAAGCGATTAACTCAGTTATCACTGCTGCTAAACCAGCAACTGCTAAAGGAACTTACATCGAAAGTTTGACAGTTACAACTACATTTGGTCCTGGTATCAAAGTAGATCCAAACTTCTAA
- a CDS encoding flavodoxin: protein MALAKIVYASMTGNTEEIADVVAEKLEALGLEVDIDECTTVDASDFQEADVVIVASYTYGDGELPDEIVDFYDDLQDLDLTGKIFGVVGSGDTFYDEFCKSVDDFEAAFAKTSATKGADSVKVDLAAEEADITKLEAFAEALAAKAN from the coding sequence ATGGCTTTAGCTAAGATTGTATACGCAAGTATGACTGGGAATACTGAAGAAATCGCTGATGTTGTAGCGGAAAAACTTGAAGCACTCGGTCTAGAAGTTGATATAGATGAGTGTACAACTGTTGATGCATCTGACTTTCAAGAAGCCGACGTCGTAATCGTTGCATCTTATACTTATGGTGATGGTGAGTTACCTGATGAGATTGTTGATTTTTACGACGATTTACAAGACCTAGATCTAACAGGTAAAATCTTCGGTGTTGTTGGTTCAGGTGATACATTCTACGATGAGTTCTGTAAATCAGTAGATGACTTCGAAGCTGCGTTTGCAAAAACATCAGCAACAAAAGGTGCTGATAGCGTCAAAGTTGACCTTGCTGCCGAAGAAGCTGACATCACTAAACTAGAAGCTTTCGCTGAAGCATTAGCTGCTAAAGCTAACTAA
- a CDS encoding methionyl aminopeptidase has protein sequence MITLKSPREIAMMQDASDVLAGIHIGLREIIKPGVDMWDIEQYVRRVCKEKNAIPLQIGVDEGNVNPYPYATCCCLNDEVAHSFPRKGHILKSGDLIKVDMVIGTGGGIDMSRANFDDGMAMKELADNFTGGVADSCWAYAVGDVSDEIKQLMAVTKESLYRGIEMAQVGNRIGDIGHAIQAYAESFGYGVVRDLVGHGVGPTMHEEPMVPHYGTPGKGLRLREGMVLTIEPMINTGDWEIDHPSNERGYTTLDGSLSCQYEHQFVITKNGPVILTSQGEEGTY, from the coding sequence ATGATAACATTAAAATCACCAAGAGAAATTGCCATGATGCAAGATGCATCTGACGTACTAGCAGGTATTCACATCGGATTACGTGAGATAATTAAGCCAGGCGTTGATATGTGGGATATTGAGCAGTATGTTCGCCGTGTATGTAAAGAAAAAAATGCCATTCCACTCCAAATCGGCGTGGATGAAGGGAATGTTAACCCTTACCCTTATGCGACTTGTTGCTGCCTAAACGATGAGGTGGCACATAGCTTTCCTCGTAAGGGGCATATCCTTAAGTCGGGTGACTTAATCAAAGTAGATATGGTCATCGGAACAGGTGGCGGTATTGATATGAGCCGGGCGAATTTTGATGATGGCATGGCCATGAAAGAGCTAGCAGATAACTTTACTGGTGGTGTTGCTGACTCTTGTTGGGCCTATGCAGTGGGTGACGTATCTGATGAAATCAAGCAACTCATGGCGGTGACTAAGGAAAGTCTGTATCGTGGTATCGAAATGGCGCAAGTCGGTAATCGTATTGGTGATATCGGGCATGCTATTCAAGCTTACGCTGAAAGTTTTGGTTATGGCGTGGTTCGGGATCTTGTAGGGCATGGTGTTGGACCAACGATGCATGAAGAACCGATGGTGCCACATTACGGAACACCTGGTAAAGGACTTCGTCTAAGAGAAGGCATGGTATTGACCATTGAGCCAATGATCAATACCGGAGACTGGGAAATCGATCATCCGTCAAACGAGCGTGGCTATACAACACTTGATGGCAGTCTTTCATGTCAGTATGAGCATCAATTCGTCATCACTAAAAATGGGCCTGTTATCTTGACAAGCCAGGGCGAGGAAGGCACTTATTAA
- a CDS encoding YihY/virulence factor BrkB family protein, whose amino-acid sequence MKALIKKILASERLTYFLAFYKSAEMNLSSIAVAYYLLLSLFPLLMIIGNILPFLNLDTAVILGLLQDNLPSQLYTTVASIVENILSRPSAGLLSVSVITAFWTFSKAMTSLQMAMNKSYGVKDHRDFLVGHFFSILASLAIIIFLFVAVFLSTFGQLVLDRIYRSIQFDKHLYAALHNMTIPAVALTVFCALSLLYFIMPNVKIRKFKYVLPGALFSTFVLTFLTNVFGKYIGRTTEAMQDFKIVGSLVVFGLMLWFIFIAKVLIFGAILNAVYLKRNSKIETRRGEIVDIIKSVNSKKNEEKSSS is encoded by the coding sequence ATGAAAGCGTTAATCAAGAAAATTTTAGCATCTGAGCGTCTGACTTATTTTCTGGCTTTTTACAAGTCAGCCGAGATGAATTTATCCAGTATTGCGGTCGCGTACTACTTACTGCTATCACTTTTTCCTTTGCTCATGATCATTGGGAATATTCTCCCGTTTCTAAATCTGGATACAGCAGTTATTCTAGGCTTGTTGCAGGATAATTTACCGAGCCAACTGTACACAACGGTTGCTAGCATCGTTGAAAATATCTTATCAAGACCGAGTGCGGGTCTCTTGTCAGTCTCAGTCATCACTGCTTTTTGGACGTTTTCAAAAGCCATGACAAGTCTGCAGATGGCCATGAATAAGTCATATGGTGTCAAGGATCATAGGGATTTCCTAGTCGGCCATTTCTTTTCAATTCTAGCTAGTTTAGCGATCATTATTTTTCTATTTGTTGCTGTTTTCCTATCAACTTTTGGGCAACTGGTGCTTGACCGTATCTATCGGTCTATCCAATTTGATAAGCACTTATATGCAGCATTACATAATATGACGATACCAGCTGTTGCGCTAACCGTTTTTTGTGCTTTGTCCTTGCTTTATTTTATCATGCCAAATGTTAAGATTCGCAAGTTCAAATATGTCTTGCCTGGTGCATTATTTTCGACTTTTGTTCTGACATTTTTAACAAATGTCTTTGGAAAATATATTGGTCGGACAACAGAGGCGATGCAAGACTTTAAAATTGTTGGTAGTTTAGTTGTCTTCGGTCTCATGCTCTGGTTCATCTTTATTGCCAAAGTCTTGATATTCGGTGCCATTTTAAATGCTGTATATTTGAAACGCAATAGTAAGATTGAAACAAGACGTGGGGAAATCGTAGATATCATCAAGAGTGTCAATAGTAAAAAAAATGAAGAAAAATCCAGCTCATGA
- a CDS encoding GtrA family protein yields MKHSLKNVASQQIVTYLIAGVGTTIVYFIIKMLLFSATGSGVISEIVAQGVSILFAFFTNKRWVFEKTSNKVLHEFIKFVISRLLVLLLSVIANWYFVDRHPQLLVKTLSLNLKQSVFVLSLFLQVLTIILNYIFSKFLIFTKK; encoded by the coding sequence ATGAAACATAGCCTTAAAAACGTTGCAAGTCAGCAAATCGTCACCTACCTTATTGCTGGTGTTGGGACAACGATCGTTTATTTTATCATTAAGATGCTCCTATTTTCTGCTACAGGAAGTGGCGTTATCTCCGAAATCGTTGCTCAAGGGGTCTCAATTCTATTTGCTTTTTTTACAAATAAACGATGGGTATTTGAAAAAACATCAAATAAGGTCTTGCATGAATTTATTAAGTTTGTTATCAGCAGACTACTTGTCCTTTTATTGTCGGTGATAGCAAATTGGTACTTTGTAGATAGGCATCCTCAGCTCTTAGTTAAGACCCTTTCCTTGAACTTGAAACAAAGCGTCTTTGTCCTCAGTCTATTTTTACAGGTGCTCACCATTATTTTGAATTATATTTTTTCAAAGTTTTTGATTTTCACAAAAAAATAA
- a CDS encoding QueT transporter family protein, whose protein sequence is MNKIKVIDMVQIAVVAALYVIVTVVLGPLGSGAIQFRLSELFNFLAFYNKKYIWAVTIGCVISNYISSTLIDVFVGSLSTLLFVTLGVYLFKRYMQQDILGGLTNKAFLYFAIFFSLTMVTVAAELSIMFDLPFFLTWLTTGLGELVSLLIGSVIVVQVSKRIDLTK, encoded by the coding sequence TTGAATAAAATTAAAGTTATTGACATGGTTCAGATAGCAGTTGTTGCTGCGCTCTATGTCATCGTGACAGTTGTCCTGGGGCCGCTTGGCTCTGGTGCAATTCAGTTTCGGCTATCCGAGCTATTTAACTTCTTAGCCTTCTACAATAAGAAATATATTTGGGCAGTCACTATAGGCTGTGTCATCTCAAACTATATATCGAGTACCCTGATTGATGTCTTTGTCGGCAGTCTGTCAACCTTATTATTTGTAACATTGGGCGTATACCTGTTTAAAAGATACATGCAGCAAGACATCCTGGGTGGGTTAACAAATAAAGCATTTCTCTATTTTGCCATCTTCTTTTCATTGACCATGGTGACAGTTGCAGCAGAACTTAGCATTATGTTCGATTTACCCTTCTTTTTAACTTGGTTGACCACTGGCCTGGGTGAGTTAGTTTCCTTGCTTATCGGCAGTGTGATCGTTGTTCAAGTTTCAAAACGGATAGATTTAACAAAATAG
- a CDS encoding glutathione peroxidase, protein MTLYDYTVKNNKGEQVSLSAYKGQTLLIVNTATGCGFTPQYKGLQDLYDTYKDQGFTILDFPCNQFGDQAPGSAAEIAEFCELRYHTTFPQFAKIDVNGQTADPLYTYLKSKKTGALTADIKWNFTKFLVDKSGQVVKRYGSAKKPENIAKDLIDIL, encoded by the coding sequence ATGACACTATATGATTATACAGTAAAAAATAATAAAGGGGAGCAAGTCTCCTTATCAGCCTATAAAGGGCAAACACTTCTCATTGTCAATACGGCTACCGGATGTGGTTTTACGCCGCAGTATAAGGGATTGCAGGACTTATATGATACCTATAAAGATCAAGGCTTTACGATCTTAGATTTTCCGTGTAATCAATTTGGTGATCAAGCGCCAGGCAGTGCGGCAGAGATTGCTGAATTTTGTGAGTTACGTTATCATACGACCTTTCCTCAGTTCGCAAAAATTGATGTCAATGGTCAAACTGCTGACCCGCTATATACCTACTTAAAAAGTAAAAAAACGGGTGCCTTGACCGCAGATATTAAATGGAATTTTACAAAATTTCTTGTTGATAAGTCAGGTCAAGTTGTCAAGCGCTATGGGTCAGCTAAAAAGCCAGAGAACATTGCAAAGGATTTAATAGACATACTTTAA
- a CDS encoding DUF3272 family protein codes for MIKQQFYVFSIGTIIYAWFFADALFTGQSFLTGFWSLLLIRKAFIAYKADKWIRLNIKN; via the coding sequence ATGATCAAACAACAATTTTATGTATTTAGTATTGGTACGATAATCTATGCCTGGTTTTTTGCAGATGCTTTGTTTACAGGGCAATCTTTTTTGACTGGATTTTGGAGTCTTCTTTTGATTCGTAAGGCGTTTATTGCCTATAAAGCAGACAAATGGATTAGATTAAATATCAAGAATTAA
- a CDS encoding biotin--[acetyl-CoA-carboxylase] ligase, with protein sequence MIDINNILEKNPWLVTASAVESSASTQLDAKNDLVDKKLFIADMQTNARGRFGRQYLASKGNGIYMSLVLNVSEEVKNYTILTAAAIVTAIENLTNKNPQIKWVNDIYLDNKKIAGVLVEYLMSSQQIVIGIGLNFNSFDLPIDLREKASSLFSDDAPTITRSDLIAEIWTQFDKLRSDDAFFNIYHAHSFILGKTVEFEENGQLISGTATDLTETGELIVNTGGLIKVLSSGEISLKKWL encoded by the coding sequence ATGATAGACATTAACAATATTCTTGAAAAAAATCCTTGGCTAGTCACAGCTTCTGCTGTCGAAAGTAGCGCATCAACTCAGCTTGACGCAAAAAACGACCTCGTCGATAAAAAATTATTTATCGCTGATATGCAGACCAATGCCCGTGGCCGTTTTGGGAGACAATATCTCGCCTCTAAAGGCAACGGTATCTACATGTCACTTGTTCTCAACGTATCTGAGGAAGTCAAAAACTACACGATTTTAACAGCTGCTGCTATCGTGACTGCTATAGAAAATCTAACAAATAAAAACCCTCAAATCAAATGGGTTAACGATATTTATCTCGACAATAAAAAAATAGCAGGTGTCCTAGTTGAGTATCTGATGTCTAGTCAGCAAATTGTCATCGGCATCGGCTTAAACTTCAACAGTTTTGACTTGCCGATCGACTTAAGGGAGAAAGCTAGCTCACTATTTTCGGATGATGCGCCCACGATCACACGCAGTGACTTGATTGCAGAAATATGGACTCAATTTGACAAACTAAGATCTGATGATGCCTTTTTCAACATTTACCACGCCCACTCTTTCATCCTTGGTAAGACAGTCGAATTCGAAGAAAATGGTCAGCTAATAAGTGGCACAGCAACAGATCTGACAGAAACAGGCGAGCTAATTGTCAACACTGGTGGCCTCATAAAAGTTCTTTCTTCTGGAGAGATTTCCTTAAAAAAATGGCTCTGA